AACCAAACTATGCCCtcatttaaaattgtttttgaatactcctgaaattgtaaaaataaataaaatccctcaaaatcatAAGTAAAATGTTGTTAGATCCCAAAATGATATTAATCAGCACCAGTGCCTCGTAAGGAGGTTTTTGTCCGCGAAAGTCGGAAGAAACAATTTCGTGTGAAAACCCTAGACTGCGGCGGCGTGTGGTAGGGTTTTACGTTAAACAACATTGGAAGACTGTGACTGATTAGCAGGTTGCTGTGCGGTGTGACTGAAGTGCACTCAAAGATCGGCGACGGGCTCTGGTGTGGTTAACAGCGTTCGGTGTAGATCAGATTGCAGAGCATGGAGGGTTTGGTCACGAAGTTTGACAGCAGTTTGTCTCTTTCGGAAAGGGAGAAGGGTGGGGTAAAGATTGGGAAGAAGGATGTGGAAGGTGCATTATTAGGGTTTCACTACAGTGTTGTTGCGGAGGTCTTCACAGTGAAACCTATCAATGATACTGCTTTTGTCGACCAGTTTACGAGTTTGTGGCGAGGAAGAGAGGGTGTTTCCATTAGGGCTTTGGGTGGGGCACGTTTCATGGCTAGGTTTGTGGGTCGGCGAGACATGTACCGTGTGTTAGAGTCAGAAACGCCATGGTTGTTCCGGGAGGATCTGGTGCTAGTTGCGGATGGGGCTAAGCATGGGCGGTGGAATGATCTATTGCATTTGGTAACAATGTGGGTGCAGTTTCATAATGTCTCACCGCTTAATATGACGGAAGCTGTGGCGCGGGCAATTGGAGGGGTGCTTGGTACTGTTGTCAAGGTGGATAGGGATGATGGTAGGGATTGTATTGGGAGATTTCTACGTGTGAAAATTACTTTTGATGTGAGGGAATCGCTTATGCGGGGAACAAAGGTTGTTTTCCCTGATGATGAAATAGTGTGGGTGGATTTTCGGTATGAGGGGCTCCCTAGCTATTGTCTCATCTGTGGTAAGGTGGGCCATGTCACTCGATGGTGTAAAGAGGAACGAATGGGCGATGGGGTTTCCGAAGTTGAGGTGGGGGAATTAGTAGCGTTCAAGGGCCTTGACGCTGACTATGATTTGAGAGGAAATTGCCTTAGGTTAAAAAGAGGTGGACAGCGGGGACAAAGGGGGAGGAGTGTatcttcctcttcatctacTGATCGATATCTGGATAGGTCAATTGGGGGGAAGTCAAGTGGACATCGTGCGATGGATGTCGAGGAGAAGGAGAGACAACGGCTTGAGCGGGAGAAAGCCTTTGATGCTGGGCTTATTGGTCCAGGAGGGTGTGTTGCTCCGGGTGCGGGGCAAATAGAGTTGTTCTTTCATCTGGAAATGGGGGCGGGTCCTAGTGAGAATCCGTCAACGCTGCAACAAAGTAAGGTTATTGATCTAAATATCCCAATCATGGAAGTGGTTGAAGAGGGGCTTGCCTAGGCACCTGGAATGTCTGGTATTGAGGGGGCTGTTGGCCAATATATTGCTTCACAAGACTCGGACCCGTTCAATCTCTTTCCCATCATTGAGGCTGTTTCTAAGGAAAGGAGAAAAAGGGGCcgtgaggatgaggaagatgatttggtggttttggatgatggttTCACTCGTGGGCACAAGATACAACGGTCTATTCTGGACCAAGCGGAGGCTACCTGCGTGGGGTCTCCGCGATCGCAATGAAACTCATATGTTGGAACTGTCAGGGTATTGGGAGGGACCTGACAATTGCCAATCTTATGGAGCAGAATTGGCTCCACTCTCCCGAGGTAGTGGCTTTATTAGAAACTAAGAATAATAGTCAGCGGTTCCGTTTTCTAAAGCGAAGGCTCGGCATGTCGTGTATGCATGCTATTGAGCCTAGGGGGATTGCTGGTGGTTTATGTGTGTTTTGGAAGGATGCGAAGGATGTGGTTTTGGTAAAATATGGGGAGTTCTTCATTGAAGTTTTAATTGCGGATGGGGTAAGGAATTTGAGGTGGCGATTGGTGGTTGTGTATGCGAGTACGGTTGCATGCACTCGGGCACAACAGTTTGAGGTATTAAGGACACGGTTAGCAAGCCTTGGGGAGCCATGTCTAGTAATGGGGGATTTTAATGATTTACTATTAGAATCTGAGAAGATTGGGGGGAATGGAAGAACTGTGTCAAGTATGAGAACCTTTCGGACTTTTGTGGCTCAAACAAAGTTGCTAGACTTGGGTTTTGTAGGGTATCCGTATACATGGCGTAATAGAAGGGAGGAGGGGTTTATTCAGGAACGATTGGATCGCGCGTTGGCCACTCATGATTGGATTCAGTCTTATCAGCAAACCGTGGTGAAACATGTGGTGTTGGAGGGATCGGATCATGCCATGCTCGTGTTGTCTACGGAGGTGGACCAACCTAGACGCACGAAACGTTTTATGTATGATCGACGTTGGAATTTGGATCCTAAATGTGATGAGATTGTGAGGGCTTGCTGGGGGACTACTTACGGTGGATCCCATGCTCTTAACATTTTGCATAGTCTTCGACGAGTTAGGTATGGGCTATTGACATGGCAGAAAAAAGAGGCACAgaataaacaaaaggaaatttGTAAGTTAAAGGCAGTTCTTCGTGAGGCGTACAACAACCGGTGTTTGATGGTTTTAAAATTCGTGGTTTGGAAGAGGAACTTTCACGAGCCATTAAAAGGGAAGAAATTTATTGGCGTACGAAGTCAAGAGTGCAATGGTTGCGTGAGGGGGATAAAAACACTCGGTTCTTTCATGCTTAAACCTTGAAGCGACGAAGACGGAATACCATCCGAGGACTGGAAGAAGAGAATGGGGTTTGGTGTACGGATAGGAGTAGAATCCATGGTATTGCCGTTGAGTATGTTTCAACTCTATTCACCATGGATACACCCACCACTTTCGGTGAGATCCTACATTGCGTACCGATTAGGGTGGACGAGCGGGATAATTGTCTACTTTGTGGCCCAGTGACTGATGTGGAGATCGAAACAGCTGTTTATCAAATGCATCCAACAAAATCACCGGGTCCGGACGGTTTCA
This genomic interval from Malus domestica chromosome 05, GDT2T_hap1 contains the following:
- the LOC139196037 gene encoding uncharacterized protein — translated: MKLICWNCQGIGRDLTIANLMEQNWLHSPEVVALLETKNNSQRFRFLKRRLGMSCMHAIEPRGIAGGLCVFWKDAKDVVLVKYGEFFIEVLIADGVRNLRWRLVVVYASTVACTRAQQFEVLRTRLASLGEPCLVMGDFNDLLLESEKIGGNGRTVSSMRTFRTFVAQTKLLDLGFVGYPYTWRNRREEGFIQERLDRALATHDWIQSYQQTVVKHVVLEGSDHAMLVLSTEVDQPRRTKRFMYDRRWNLDPKCDEIVRACWGTTYGGSHALNILHSLRRVRYGLLTWQKKEAQNKQKEICKLKAVLREAYNNRCLMVLKFVVWKRNFHEPLKGKKFIGVRSQECNGCVRGIKTLGSFMLKP